A genomic region of Tolypothrix sp. PCC 7910 contains the following coding sequences:
- a CDS encoding ParA family protein translates to MPIISLSSFKGGVSKTTSAICLASLFCDDGATLVIDADPNRSATTWARPGGLPFQVCGEKEAAKLMRSQKFEYIIFDTPARPNDAEVEDLARGCDLLIVPTPPDILSMDAMALMAKSLPQDTNWKVLLTMIPPPPQKDGQEAMEVLKIQNYPVFSRGIRFYKAYKDAVASGVPIHKVRGGKVAWRDWTAIKNEVIQAVKG, encoded by the coding sequence ATGCCAATCATCTCTCTTAGCTCATTTAAGGGCGGAGTATCAAAAACCACTTCAGCTATCTGCCTCGCCTCATTGTTTTGTGATGATGGGGCAACATTAGTGATCGATGCCGATCCGAATCGTTCAGCAACCACTTGGGCAAGGCCTGGGGGGCTACCGTTTCAGGTCTGCGGAGAAAAAGAAGCGGCCAAGCTAATGCGATCTCAAAAGTTCGAGTACATCATTTTTGACACACCCGCCCGTCCTAATGATGCGGAAGTGGAAGATTTAGCAAGGGGTTGTGATTTGCTTATTGTCCCAACTCCACCAGACATATTGAGTATGGATGCAATGGCACTGATGGCAAAATCCTTGCCACAAGATACAAACTGGAAAGTTCTACTAACAATGATTCCTCCTCCTCCTCAAAAAGATGGTCAAGAGGCGATGGAAGTATTAAAAATACAGAATTATCCAGTTTTTAGTCGCGGAATTCGGTTTTACAAAGCTTATAAGGATGCGGTGGCTAGTGGAGTTCCTATTCATAAAGTTCGCGGGGGGAAAGTAGCATGGCGGGATTGGACAGCAATAAAAAACGAAGTAATTCAGGCAGTAAAAGGGTGA
- a CDS encoding plasmid pRiA4b ORF-3 family protein — MIKLFSLIPEQIRDKLPLTEDKKQLLQQQTISQNTPGRILRDFQTILEFLQPDGVEVSSTHHQFSLKYLQQLNSQLSSSIDINLKRPVQKSYPYIHGLYFLLRTSGLSQVITEGKKTKLVLDHNILQIWQGLNPTEQYFTLLESWLVWGESELLGDQRDMFDQAYRCLLFWEQLSESELNFSNYSEQDKLVYYPGFHNLALLHLFGLIELVSGKPQAAKGWRFTHVKPLPWGNAIMAVLTASRSNIKVEDYAAIREDFRIAFDNLKPYFQPYFPELSQTLVIAKGGFTEGIHIFKVTLQDAWRRIAIPSNLNLDEVAVAIVQAFDFDPEHLYRFIHKDRLGRTREFNHPFVEIPPNTCDFRLGDLSLEVGNHLQFIFDLLEEWEFDLYLEKIDTDNREIKQPQVLESHGQPPEQEEGEWQVYFIEPDLDV; from the coding sequence ATGATTAAACTATTTTCTCTTATTCCAGAGCAAATCAGAGATAAACTACCACTTACGGAAGATAAAAAACAACTACTTCAACAACAAACTATTAGTCAAAATACCCCAGGAAGGATTCTGCGGGATTTTCAAACTATTTTAGAATTTCTCCAACCCGACGGCGTTGAAGTTAGTAGCACTCATCACCAATTCTCCCTTAAATATCTCCAGCAACTTAACTCTCAATTAAGTTCTTCTATAGATATTAATCTCAAACGTCCTGTCCAGAAATCCTATCCTTATATTCACGGTCTTTATTTCCTACTCCGCACCTCTGGACTGTCTCAAGTTATTACTGAAGGTAAAAAGACTAAATTAGTTTTAGACCACAATATTCTGCAAATTTGGCAAGGATTAAACCCCACAGAACAATATTTCACCCTGTTAGAATCTTGGTTGGTTTGGGGAGAAAGTGAACTATTAGGCGACCAACGAGATATGTTTGACCAAGCATATCGCTGTTTATTATTTTGGGAACAACTTTCAGAATCAGAATTAAATTTTTCTAATTATTCAGAACAAGATAAATTAGTTTATTATCCAGGTTTCCATAATCTCGCTCTTTTACATTTATTTGGATTAATTGAACTGGTATCAGGAAAACCACAAGCCGCTAAAGGCTGGCGTTTTACTCATGTAAAGCCCTTACCTTGGGGTAATGCCATCATGGCTGTGTTAACAGCAAGTCGCTCAAATATAAAAGTAGAAGATTATGCCGCAATTAGAGAAGATTTTCGCATTGCTTTTGACAATTTAAAACCTTATTTCCAGCCTTATTTTCCTGAATTGTCACAAACTTTAGTGATTGCCAAAGGCGGTTTTACAGAGGGTATTCATATATTTAAAGTCACTTTGCAAGATGCTTGGCGGCGGATTGCTATTCCTAGTAATTTAAATTTAGATGAAGTCGCTGTTGCAATTGTGCAAGCATTTGATTTTGACCCGGAACACCTCTACAGATTTATTCACAAAGACCGGTTAGGAAGAACTAGGGAATTTAATCATCCTTTTGTCGAAATTCCCCCTAATACCTGCGATTTTCGCTTAGGTGATTTATCCCTAGAGGTAGGTAATCATTTACAATTTATCTTTGATTTATTGGAAGAATGGGAATTTGATTTATACCTAGAGAAAATTGACACTGACAATCGGGAGATAAAACAACCACAAGTTCTAGAATCTCATGGTCAACCTCCAGAGCAAGAAGAAGGGGAATGGCAAGTATATTTTATAGAACCTGATCTAGATGTTTAG
- a CDS encoding DUF4433 domain-containing protein, with protein sequence MSTNIYHITHINNLTSILNSGGLLANSQLRQQQTKYLDIAHGHIQDRRSTTPVPCSAGGYLHDYVPFYFAPRSPMLYAIHKQNVEGYSGGQQLIIHLVSEVELIADSATLFAFTDGHAIMAYSDFYNEISALEYVIDWELMASKYWFNTPEDPNRKCRRQAEFLLYEFCPWNLITEVGVINSTVAQQVRQIFKNFNIQTPVNIYSSWYY encoded by the coding sequence ATGTCTACAAATATTTATCACATCACCCATATTAATAATTTAACCTCTATTCTCAACTCTGGTGGTTTACTTGCAAATAGTCAACTTAGACAACAACAAACCAAATATCTTGACATTGCACATGGACACATTCAAGATAGACGCTCTACAACTCCAGTTCCCTGTAGCGCAGGTGGCTACTTACATGATTATGTACCCTTTTATTTTGCCCCACGTTCACCTATGCTTTATGCCATTCATAAACAAAACGTAGAAGGCTATAGTGGCGGACAACAACTAATTATTCATCTAGTTAGTGAAGTAGAATTAATCGCTGATTCTGCAACACTTTTTGCCTTTACAGACGGACACGCTATCATGGCATATAGCGATTTTTATAACGAAATATCTGCTTTAGAATATGTCATTGATTGGGAATTGATGGCATCAAAATACTGGTTTAATACACCAGAAGACCCAAATCGTAAATGTAGAAGACAAGCCGAATTTTTACTATATGAATTTTGTCCTTGGAATTTGATTACAGAAGTGGGAGTGATCAATAGTACAGTCGCCCAACAAGTTAGACAAATATTCAAAAATTTTAATATTCAAACCCCTGTTAATATTTATTCCTCTTGGTATTACTAA
- a CDS encoding macro domain-containing protein: protein MIEFKQGNLLVEPAQALVNTVNCVGVMGKGIALQFKQAYPENFRQYEKACRAGGVQPGRMFTVATGSLLNPQYIINFPTKRHWKGKSKIEDIKSGLVDLVREVQQLGISSIAIPPLGCGNGGLDWGQVKPLIESAFAQLSEVQVIIFEPTGAPASETMPVATKKPNMTRARALFIRLLELYGIPGYELTKLEIQKLAYFLQEAGEPLKLPYVKHQYGPYAHNLNHVLKHIEGHYIRGYGDGTAKAESAEIYVLPEARVAAQTFLTTEPEAQERLERVSNLITGFETPYGMELLATVHWVATKETTPAQDSEQAISLVHSWSDACGNLTERKRKIFKPEHIRKAWQRLYQQNWLTSKAGHEER from the coding sequence ATGATTGAATTTAAGCAAGGCAACTTGTTAGTAGAACCAGCCCAAGCCCTAGTAAACACAGTTAATTGTGTTGGGGTTATGGGTAAAGGTATCGCTTTGCAATTTAAGCAAGCCTATCCTGAAAACTTCCGTCAATACGAAAAAGCCTGTCGCGCTGGGGGAGTACAGCCAGGGCGGATGTTTACAGTAGCCACAGGTAGTTTATTGAATCCTCAGTACATCATTAACTTTCCCACCAAGCGGCACTGGAAAGGCAAATCAAAAATAGAAGATATCAAAAGTGGACTGGTGGACTTAGTAAGAGAAGTCCAACAATTAGGTATTAGCTCAATTGCCATTCCCCCACTAGGATGTGGCAATGGAGGTTTAGACTGGGGACAAGTCAAACCCCTGATAGAATCAGCCTTTGCCCAATTGTCAGAAGTGCAAGTAATAATTTTTGAGCCAACAGGCGCACCAGCATCTGAAACAATGCCTGTTGCAACCAAAAAGCCGAACATGACCCGCGCTCGTGCCTTATTCATTCGCCTGCTAGAACTGTACGGAATTCCAGGCTATGAGTTGACCAAGCTAGAAATCCAGAAACTTGCCTATTTCCTACAAGAAGCTGGAGAGCCGTTAAAGCTCCCTTATGTAAAACATCAATATGGCCCATACGCTCATAATCTCAATCATGTCTTGAAACATATTGAAGGGCATTACATTCGCGGCTATGGTGATGGAACTGCCAAAGCTGAAAGTGCCGAAATTTATGTTTTACCAGAAGCAAGAGTGGCTGCACAAACTTTTTTAACAACAGAACCAGAAGCGCAGGAGCGGTTAGAGCGAGTTAGCAATCTCATCACTGGTTTTGAAACTCCCTATGGTATGGAACTGTTGGCAACAGTCCACTGGGTAGCTACCAAAGAAACTACTCCAGCCCAAGATAGCGAACAGGCGATCTCCTTGGTGCATTCTTGGAGCGATGCCTGCGGCAACCTGACGGAGCGCAAACGCAAAATCTTCAAGCCTGAGCATATTCGCAAAGCTTGGCAGAGGCTGTACCAACAAAACTGGTTAACTTCAAAAGCAGGGCATGAGGAAAGGTAA
- a CDS encoding type II toxin-antitoxin system VapC family toxin, with translation MKFLLDTNTCIIYMRGKNTTLKQKLESTLTSDIAVCSIVKAELFYGAIKSANPERNLTLQQEFLAQFISLPFDDLAAMTFGTIRSQLEILGTPIGAYDLQIAAIALSNNLTLITHNTREFQRVNNLLIEDWEIDR, from the coding sequence GTGAAATTCCTGCTCGATACTAACACCTGCATTATCTATATGCGTGGTAAAAATACCACCTTAAAGCAGAAACTAGAATCTACTCTCACTAGCGATATTGCCGTTTGCTCAATCGTCAAAGCTGAACTATTTTATGGCGCAATCAAAAGTGCCAATCCAGAACGTAATCTTACTTTACAGCAAGAATTTTTAGCTCAATTTATATCACTACCCTTTGACGATTTAGCAGCAATGACATTTGGAACAATTCGCTCTCAACTAGAAATATTAGGCACTCCAATTGGCGCGTATGATTTACAAATTGCCGCCATCGCCCTCTCCAATAACTTAACCCTCATCACTCATAACACTAGAGAATTCCAGCGTGTTAATAACTTGCTGATTGAAGATTGGGAGATAGATCGCTGA
- a CDS encoding four helix bundle protein, with the protein MEKNAITNHQDLKVYQMAFDAAMKIFEVSKKFPVEERYSLTDQIRRSSRSFCANLAEAWRKRRYLAAFVAKLNDCEAEAAETQTWIEFAVKCNYLDIDTGREIYGTYNKVLGSLVSMINNPTPWLIKKTVGHPGRKTDS; encoded by the coding sequence ATGGAAAAAAATGCGATTACAAATCATCAAGACTTGAAAGTGTATCAAATGGCTTTTGATGCAGCGATGAAGATATTTGAGGTATCTAAAAAGTTTCCAGTAGAGGAACGTTATTCGCTCACAGACCAAATTCGTCGTTCCTCTCGCTCTTTCTGTGCGAATTTAGCAGAAGCATGGAGGAAACGGCGATATTTAGCAGCATTTGTCGCTAAATTAAATGATTGTGAGGCGGAAGCTGCTGAAACCCAGACTTGGATTGAATTTGCCGTCAAGTGTAACTATTTGGATATTGATACAGGTAGAGAGATTTACGGTACTTATAATAAGGTTCTAGGTAGTTTAGTAAGCATGATTAATAATCCTACCCCTTGGCTGATAAAGAAAACAGTCGGACATCCGGGCAGAAAAACAGACTCTTAG
- a CDS encoding tyrosine-type recombinase/integrase has protein sequence MSNLDSGEIVKFTLEACLDAPITRYFDAELQGDPDVLAQLLADKRNPNTKRAYEKDLKDFFIKMTGLPPTGDSVLEFLHLQREQAVMVVLKYKAKLISSGLREATINRRLAAIKSLAKMGRKLGVCNYSLEDVSGEKVKAYRDTRGVDSKAIAVVLKQFDRETLIGKRNYAIFLVLWGLALRRQEISQLNVGDFDFYGRKLRILGKGKGTNEEYLDMSLDVAAAIADWLIARGDLNVNSPIFTALDFHNLGHRLTTDAIYKIVKTAFKKAGVKKPMSPHRVRHSAITAALDATDGNIRKVQKLSRHADPRTLMIYDDNRNKDLWEMSELLTGMLKKDD, from the coding sequence ATGTCCAATCTAGATTCGGGAGAAATTGTCAAGTTTACATTGGAGGCGTGCTTAGATGCGCCGATAACTAGATATTTTGACGCAGAACTCCAGGGCGACCCCGATGTGTTGGCGCAGCTGTTGGCAGATAAACGCAACCCCAATACCAAAAGGGCTTACGAGAAAGATTTGAAGGATTTTTTTATCAAGATGACGGGCTTACCGCCAACTGGGGATAGTGTGCTGGAGTTTTTGCACTTGCAGCGAGAGCAAGCGGTGATGGTGGTGTTGAAGTACAAGGCGAAATTGATCTCCTCAGGATTGCGGGAGGCGACAATCAATCGGCGGTTGGCGGCGATTAAGTCGTTGGCGAAGATGGGGCGGAAGCTGGGGGTGTGCAATTATTCGCTGGAAGATGTGTCTGGCGAGAAGGTGAAGGCGTACCGGGATACGCGGGGTGTTGATAGCAAAGCGATAGCAGTTGTCCTAAAGCAATTTGATAGGGAGACTTTGATTGGTAAAAGGAATTATGCAATTTTTTTGGTGCTGTGGGGTTTAGCGTTGCGTCGGCAGGAAATATCTCAATTAAATGTGGGCGACTTTGATTTTTATGGGCGCAAGTTGAGGATTTTGGGGAAGGGAAAGGGAACGAATGAAGAATATTTAGATATGTCCCTAGATGTGGCGGCGGCGATAGCAGATTGGTTAATTGCTAGGGGGGATTTAAATGTTAATTCACCAATTTTTACGGCGTTAGATTTTCATAATTTAGGGCATAGATTAACGACAGATGCCATCTATAAAATAGTGAAGACGGCTTTTAAGAAGGCCGGGGTGAAGAAACCGATGTCACCGCACAGGGTGAGGCATTCGGCGATTACGGCGGCGCTGGATGCGACGGATGGGAATATTAGAAAGGTGCAGAAGTTGAGCCGTCATGCTGACCCGCGAACGTTAATGATTTATGACGATAACCGGAATAAAGACTTGTGGGAGATGTCGGAATTGTTAACGGGAATGTTGAAAAAGGATGATTGA
- a CDS encoding NACHT domain-containing NTPase, whose protein sequence is MSKRSSQLSTEGSKIAQKALELKGWTKEFLASQIYLSSGSIHSFFARKPVEKENFAKICGILEIATQEVIDIPKFQNIDNLVADIRQKTQNSIIQKCGAMKVLDMTYPIEINHIYTNVNILDKITGRQRKSIDEITQKFDRNNFDRLGLPQVVETRVPGLEAVKKYDKLLVLGKPGSGKTTFLKHLAIQCISEQIFSNYLPIFLSLKEFADTDVKLKLLDYICQQLADDRVDNNSVISLFESGRILLLLDGLDEVQQQADNHVIREIRDFSQRFSMNRFVLTCRIAAKEYTFEQFTEVEVADFDQEQIQSFATKWFTAKNSNLDKVFIEQLQENLSIYELASSPILLTLLCIEFEDAGDFPRSRTELYQRATHTLLRRWDAKRAIKRDDVYKQLSVPLKENLLSYLALITFEKGEYFWKQQDVLNYIASYIRNFLESPQNLDALLLDSEAVLKSIEAQHGLLVERAREIYSFSHLTFHEYFTAKEIVAKANPEIFNDLSLLNLSKYVFYKQWHEVFLLTSEMLKSADVLLLSMKFQIDRAVSHNRHIQELLAWANQKSIQVSNSHHPGAIRAFYLCLAAGICILDHTSYPFLEHWEFLEMSHLLESLDSNIELSFYTGSGLGFGMGNFHAPVELVDSNLALDINLAHARAQASLLYRIANRDIENENFTSIILWQADDYEYSESDDEMREKHPIDDTNFYTLNEALYTAINLIDNQEFFDELDKLDEELPQGVYDYWDEYYQWYKNDSGAWANRLKKLNQKYRNIDYDWPLNNAEEWGLLRAYCYANKLLLDCLNTQCYVSFDNRQYIQETLLLPFNEIEKMMEMERKKLLNRDGI, encoded by the coding sequence ATGTCTAAACGGTCATCTCAATTATCAACTGAAGGCTCTAAAATTGCTCAAAAAGCTTTAGAATTAAAAGGCTGGACTAAAGAATTTTTAGCAAGTCAAATTTATCTATCTTCAGGTAGTATTCATAGTTTTTTTGCTCGTAAACCTGTAGAAAAAGAAAATTTTGCTAAAATTTGTGGAATTCTTGAGATAGCTACTCAAGAGGTTATTGACATACCCAAATTTCAAAATATTGATAACCTAGTTGCAGACATTCGTCAAAAAACTCAAAATAGTATTATTCAAAAATGTGGGGCAATGAAGGTACTAGATATGACTTACCCCATTGAAATAAACCACATTTACACTAATGTAAACATTTTAGATAAAATTACTGGAAGACAGCGAAAGAGTATTGATGAAATTACACAAAAATTTGACCGAAATAATTTTGATAGATTGGGATTACCTCAAGTTGTTGAAACACGAGTACCTGGATTAGAAGCAGTCAAAAAATATGATAAACTATTGGTTTTAGGAAAACCAGGCTCTGGTAAAACAACGTTTTTAAAGCATTTAGCAATTCAATGTATATCAGAGCAAATATTCAGTAATTATCTCCCAATATTTTTATCTCTTAAAGAGTTTGCAGATACCGATGTCAAACTTAAATTATTAGATTACATCTGTCAACAATTAGCTGATGATCGGGTTGACAATAATTCAGTGATATCCCTGTTTGAATCTGGACGAATATTATTGCTACTGGATGGCTTAGATGAAGTCCAACAGCAGGCAGATAATCATGTGATAAGAGAAATTCGTGATTTTTCTCAACGATTTTCTATGAATCGGTTTGTATTGACTTGCAGAATAGCCGCCAAAGAATATACATTTGAGCAATTTACCGAGGTAGAAGTAGCTGATTTTGACCAGGAACAAATTCAGTCATTTGCTACTAAGTGGTTTACTGCTAAAAACTCTAATCTTGATAAAGTATTTATAGAACAATTACAAGAAAATCTATCAATTTATGAACTGGCATCTAGTCCTATATTACTGACTTTGTTATGTATTGAATTTGAGGATGCTGGTGACTTCCCCAGGAGTCGTACTGAACTATATCAAAGAGCAACTCATACACTTTTAAGAAGATGGGATGCTAAACGTGCTATTAAACGAGATGATGTCTATAAGCAGCTTTCAGTACCGCTTAAAGAAAATTTACTCAGCTATCTTGCTTTGATAACTTTTGAAAAAGGAGAGTATTTCTGGAAGCAACAAGATGTGCTAAATTATATCGCTTCTTATATTAGAAATTTCCTAGAATCTCCCCAAAATTTAGACGCTTTACTGCTAGATAGTGAAGCTGTATTAAAATCTATTGAGGCTCAACATGGATTATTAGTAGAAAGAGCCAGAGAAATTTATTCCTTTTCTCACTTGACATTCCATGAATATTTTACAGCTAAAGAAATTGTAGCTAAAGCCAATCCTGAAATATTTAATGACCTGTCTCTACTTAATTTGAGCAAGTATGTTTTTTACAAACAATGGCATGAGGTCTTCTTATTAACCTCAGAGATGTTAAAAAGTGCTGATGTTCTTTTGCTGTCTATGAAGTTTCAGATTGATAGAGCAGTATCACATAATAGACATATTCAGGAATTGTTGGCTTGGGCTAACCAAAAATCTATTCAAGTATCTAACTCTCACCACCCTGGTGCAATTAGAGCATTTTATCTTTGTTTAGCTGCGGGTATTTGCATATTAGATCATACAAGTTATCCGTTTTTAGAACATTGGGAATTCCTAGAAATGAGCCATTTATTAGAGTCACTAGATTCCAATATAGAGTTAAGCTTTTATACAGGAAGTGGTTTAGGCTTTGGCATGGGCAATTTTCATGCTCCTGTTGAACTTGTTGATTCAAATCTAGCTTTAGACATTAACCTAGCTCATGCTCGCGCTCAGGCATCGTTGCTGTATCGCATCGCTAATAGAGATATTGAAAATGAGAATTTCACATCTATCATTCTCTGGCAAGCAGATGATTATGAATATTCAGAATCCGATGATGAAATGAGAGAAAAGCATCCAATAGATGATACTAATTTTTATACATTAAATGAAGCTTTATATACAGCTATAAATTTGATTGATAATCAAGAATTCTTTGATGAATTAGACAAGTTAGATGAAGAGCTACCCCAAGGAGTTTACGATTATTGGGACGAATATTACCAGTGGTATAAAAATGATAGCGGCGCTTGGGCTAATCGGCTCAAGAAGTTGAATCAAAAATATCGTAATATAGATTACGATTGGCCATTAAATAATGCAGAAGAATGGGGACTATTAAGAGCTTATTGCTATGCTAATAAATTGTTATTAGATTGTCTTAATACCCAATGCTATGTCAGTTTTGACAATAGACAATATATTCAAGAAACACTACTATTGCCTTTTAATGAAATTGAAAAAATGATGGAAATGGAGAGAAAAAAATTACTTAATAGAGATGGAATTTAA